The Juglans regia cultivar Chandler chromosome 2, Walnut 2.0, whole genome shotgun sequence genome includes a window with the following:
- the LOC108984858 gene encoding glycerophosphodiester phosphodiesterase GDPDL3-like produces the protein MRNSLGRTFFLLLLLLLLLHSLLVMTLVSAQGSNKTTLWPTLSGNPPLVIARGGFSGLFPDSSSIAYALALQVSVPDVLLWCDVQLTKDGAGICVPNIRLENATNIAEVLRNKKKVYLFNGIPTRGWFSVDFTLNELANVSLTQGVYSRTNKFDGNSLQILTVQDLAKTTKPQPGIWLNIQYDAFFKQHNLSMRSFVLSVSRSVVVGYISSPEVGFLRSITTRLNPRTTKLVFRFLGQYELEPSTNQTYGSLLKNLTFIKTFASGILVPKAYIWPVDGSLYLQPHTSVVVDAHKAGLEVFASDFANDVPFSFNYSYDPVSESLSFIDNDDFSVDGMLTDFPITPSQARDCFAHLGKNASAQAKPLVISKCGASGDYPGCTDLAFMQAIADGVDVLDCPVQLSKDGTPFCLSSINLIDSTLVAQSSFMNLLTSIPKIKTGSGIFTFSLTWSQIQTLTPAIANPYYNYRLFRNPKFRKAGKFLKLSEFLALSKNASSLTGVLISIEHAAYLAEEQRLSVTDAVIDALSKAGYDNQTSLRVMIQSSDSSVLMKIKDQKNYERVYKVDKNIRNALNSTIKNIKTFADSVVVSKMSVFPERQAFLTGATDTVSKLQSFKFPVYVETFSNEFVSQAWDFFSDANMEINSFVMGANVDGVITDFPKTAARYKRNRCLGLGNETPSYMTSVQPRQLMQIISQAYMPTAEAPYPVLTIADVAEPPLPSVSARAAASRPSGGSSSIIKSSKWDDLMSWINKLLQYD, from the exons ATGCGTAATTCACTTGGTCGCAcgttctttcttcttcttcttcttcttcttctgcttcacTCGTTGTTAGTCATGACTCTGGTCTCTGCTCAGGGATCTAACAAGACCACCCTCTGGCCTACACTTAGCG GTAATCCGCCTTTGGTCATTGCACGCGGTGGGTTTTCAGGGCTATTTCCTGATTCTAGTTCAATTGCCTATGCCCTGGCACTTCAAGTTAGTGTACCCGATGTACTCTTATGGTGTGATGTGCAATTGACAAAGGATGGAGCCGGGATTTGTGTGCCGAATATCAGGCTGGAAAATGCCACGAACATTGCGGAAGTTCtcagaaacaagaaaaaggtTTACCTTTTCAATGGAATTCCAACCCGAGGATGGTTTTCTGTGGATTTCACCCTCAATGAGCTAGCAAATGTCTCCC TAACACAAGGAGTCTATTCTCGAACTAATAAGTTTGATGGAAATAGCTTGCAAATTCTCACCGTTCAAGATTTGGCTAAAACAACAAAACCACAACCAGGCATATGGTTGAACATTCAG TATGATGCATTCTTCAAGCAACACAATTTGAGCATGCGAAGCTTTGTTCTTTCTGTGTCGAGAAGTGTGGTAGTAGGCTATATTTCATCACCAGAGGTGGGTTTCCTAAGAAGTATTACAACACGATTAAATCCAAGAACGACAAAACTGGTCTTCAGGTTTCTAGGACAATATGAGCTTGAGCCTTCAACTAACCAGACGTATGGTTCTCTGTTAAAGAATCTTACGTTTATCAAGACATTTGCCTCTGGAATTCTTGTTCCCAAGGCTTACATATGGCCTGTAGATGGCAGTCTTTATTTGCAACCTCATACCTCTGTTGTCGTGGATGCTCATAAGGCAGGGCTAGAAGTTTTTGCATCAGATTTTGCAAATGATGTTCCTTTTAGCTTCAATTACAGTTATGATCCAGTATCTGAGTCGTTGTCTTTTATTGATAATGATGACTTCTCTGTTGATGGCATGCTGACCGACTTCCCAATTACTCCATCGCAAGCTAGAG ATTGCTTTGCTCATCTAGGCAAAAATGCTTCAGCACAAG CAAAGCCTTTGGTTATCTCTAAATGTGGAGCAAGTGGAGATTACCCTGGTTGTACAGACTTAGCATTTATGCAAGCTATTGCAGATGGCGTAGATGTACTTGACTGCCCTGTTCAATTGTCGAAGGATGGGACACCATTTTGCTTAAGCTCAATAAATCTGATTGATAGTACACTAGTTGCTCAATCAAGTTTCATGAACCTTTTAACAAGTATCCCAAAGATTAAGACTGGCAGTGGAATATTTACCTTCAGCCTGACATGGAGTCAGATTCAAACCTTAACAC CGGCAATAGCAAACCCTTACTACAATTATAGATTGTTCCGGAATCCAAAGTTCAGAAAGGCTGGAAAGTTTCTTAAATTGTCTGAATTTTTGGCCTTGTCAAAGAATGCAAGCTCTCTTACTGGTGTCTTGATCAGCATAGAA CATGCGGCCTACCTTGCAGAGGAGCAAAGATTGAGTGTAACTGATGCAGTCATCGATGCCTTGAGCAAAGCTGGTTATGATAACCAGACATCCTTGAGGGTTATGATTCAGTCCAGTGATAGCTCAGTTCTAATGAAAATCAAGGaccaaaaaaattatgagaggGTGTACAAGGTTGACAAGAATATTCGTAATGCCCTCAACTCAACAATTAAGAACATAAAGACGTTTGCTGATTCTGTGGTTGTCAGCAAGATGTCTGTCTTTCCTGAAAGACAGGCATTCCTCACTGGTGCTACTGATACTGTGTCAAAGCTACAATCATTTAAGTTCCCGGTGTATGTAGAAACCTTCAGCAATGAGTTTGTGTCTCAAGCATGGGACTTCTTCTCAGATGCAAACATGGAGATCAACTCATTTGTCATGGGGGCAAACGTTGATGGTGTGATCACTGACTTCCCTAAGACAGCTGCCAGATACAAAA GGAATCGCTGCTTAGGTTTGGGCAATGAAACACCTTCTTACATGACCTCTGTTCAGCCTCGCCAACTCATGCAAATCATTAGTCAAGCCTATATGCCAACTGCTGAGGCTCCATATCCTGTCCTGACAATTGCTGACGTGGCAGAGCCACCTTTGCCCTCTGTTTCAGCCAGAGCCGCAGCTTCCAGGCCAAGTGGTGGATCTAGTAGCATTATCAAGTCAAGTAAATGGGATGATTTGATGAGCTGGATAAATAAATTACTGCAATATGACTGA
- the LOC108984814 gene encoding disease resistance protein RPV1-like, producing MAQHEDNGRTTAARRGLKRKLEPEFDDRKEDAKVLALEASVHRHVNIRHSVVEVPGEVHSNPAITSTSFSMASQTLPSPCPSICNYDVFLSFRGDTRKNFTDHLYSALLRVGIHTFRDEGELPSGEDISTELHNAIHGSKISIVVFSKGYAYSKWCLNELVEIIHCAETRGQTLLPIFYHVVPSDIRNQTGTFADAFARHEELFQNDMERVEGWRAALREAASRKGWDIEQAENGYESRVIDQIVKEVLSKLKPAEYLDVAIHPVGVNSRVEEMKALLNVETSDVRIVGIYGMGGIGKTTIAKAVYNQIRDTFGGSSFLMHIKEKSEQFNGLVGLQKQLLCDILKMKKFKIDSVDRGIRLIEERIQDRRVLVVLDDVDDLEQIYAFVGRRKWFGPGSRVIITTRNEHLLTQAQVNGKYEVRKLDRFESRQLFSWHAFGMAHPEKDYLDLSVSAVNYAGGLPLALEVLGCFLLGRSAIEWKSELKILQKMPHDKIHKILKRSFDSLDHDKKMIFLDIACFFVDSDKENVITILDGCGFSSISGINILVQRALLRIDDQHNKLGMHDLIRDMGREVVREESHQYPGKRSRLWFRNDVSSVLHKHKGSDAVEGLILNLPPELKVEHLKTEAFANMQNLRLLQINGVHLTGSYEYLSKELRWLCWRFCPLEFLPQSFHLDNLVVLDMQRSNLKQIWKENRKLNNLKVLNLSYSRALIKSPNFLQVPHLEILLLDNCINLVELHESIKHLKGLVRLSLVDCKKVRNLPESISNLKSLETLNLSGCLKLDKLPEKLGNLMTLKRLLADRTAIKQLPSSFSLLKNLNAISLFGHEGTSLESWLSCFSSWISSPKCLNPVNLVRASVVGFCSLGKLVLNNCNLSEAENAIDLGGLSSLQELDLSKNKFCRLPQGVGRLSKLGMLRLKYCASLHAISELPANLRILIANGCSSMERLSLSPSSQLIGLSLNHCNKLLEIQGLNLESISFVEMIGCDNLLPNFRTNLLQVLSPSTQSVAQRLFCVPGTKVPNWFSHQRIGSSISFRVPSLSEGEIHMLLICTACTFHIPKKATRPNLDVTIHNKTRGFGHVLVPISFDHYADISRNLFLFQAPVIRNKLKTIDFPEKEREIEMFSGEEIEVSFRSLSDIEVSKCGVHLLLKKPNVIDNYGSMAQYLSNDTAKDDEMPAAADDNEVSFPSEAED from the exons ATGGCTCAGCACGAAGACAATGGCCGAACCACCGCTGCGAGGAGAGGCTTGAAGCGAAAGCTGGAGCCTGAATTCGATGACCGGAAGGAGGATGCCAAGGTTCTCGCTCTCGAAGCCAGCGTGCATCGCCACGTTAACATCCGTCATTCCGTTGTGGAGGTACCCGGAGAAG TCCATTCAAATCCAGCCATAACAAGCACCTCCTTTTCCATGGCTTCTCAAACTCTTCCTTCACCCTGCCCAAGTATTTGCAATTATGACGTCTTTCTAAGTTTTAGAGGAGACACTCGCAAGAATTTCACTGATCACTTGTACTCCGCCTTATTGCGAGTTGGAATTCATACATTTCGAGATGAAGGAGAGCTCCCCAGTGGGGAGGACATCTCTACCGAGCTGCACAACGCGATTCATGGATCAAAAATTTCCATTGTAGTTTTCTCAAAAGGCTATGCTTATTCTAAGTGGTGCCTTAATGAGCTTGTCGAGATTATTCACTGTGCAGAAACTAGAGGCCAAACTCTTCTTCCTATATTTTATCATGTGGTCCCCTCGGATATCCGAAATCAAACTGGAACTTTTGCAGATGCATTTGCTAGGCATGAAGAGCTATTTCAAAATGATATGGAAAGGGTGGAGGGGTGGAGAGCAGCACTTAGAGAAGCTGCTTCTCGAAAAGGCTGGGATATCGAGCAAGCGGAAAATGG GTATGAATCAAGAGTCATAGACCAAATTGTGAAAGAAGTTTTAAGTAAATTGAAGCCAGCTGAGTATTTGGATGTTGCCATTCACCCAGTAGGAGTCAATTCACGTGTTGAAGAGATGAAAGCTTTATTAAATGTTGAAACAAGTGATGTTCGCATTGTTGGCATCTATGGGATGGGCGGGATTGGTAAAACCACGATTGCAAAAGCTGTCTATAACCAAATACGTGATACATTTGGGGGAAGCAGTTTTCTTATGCATATCAAGGAAAAGTCTGAACAGTTCAATGGCTTGGTTGgtttacaaaaacaacttctttGTGATATcttgaaaatgaagaaatttaaGATTGACAGTGTTGATAGAGGAATCAGATTGATTGAAGAAAGAATTCAAGACAGAAGAGTTCTTGTTGTTCTTGATGACGTGGATGACTTGGAACAAATATATGCCTTTGTTGGACGACGCAAATGGTTTGGTCCAGGAAGTAGAGTCATTATAACAACTAGAAATGAACATTTGCTGACACAAGCACAAGTGAATGGAAAGTATGAGGTTAGAAAATTGGATAGGTTTGAATCTCGTCAACTTTTCAGTTGGCATGCCTTTGGAATGGCCCATCCAGAAAAAGATTACCTAGACCTTTCGGTTAGTGCTGTGAATTATGCTGGAGGACTTCCATTAGCTCTTGAGGTTCTAGGTTGTTTTCTATTAGGAAGAAGTGCCATTGAATGGAAAAGTGagttgaaaatattacaaaaaatgcCTCACGACAAGattcataaaatacttaaaagaagcTTCGATTCCCTAGATCATGATAAAAAGATGATATTCCTCGATATTGCATGTTTCTTTGTCGATTCAGACAAAGAAAACGTCATTACAATACTTGATGGTTGTGGCTTCTCCTCCATAAGCGGTATAAACATTCTTGTTCAAAGGGCCCTCCTGAGAATTGACGATCAACATAATAAGTTAGGAATGCATGATTTGATTCGAGATATGGGAAGAGAAGTTGTTCGTGAAGAATCACACCAATATCCAGGAAAGCGTAGTAGATTGTGGTTTCGCAATGACGTCTCGAGTGTATTGCACAAACATAAG GGATCGGATGCAGTGGAGGGTCTCATCCTAAATTTACCACCCGAGCTTAAGGTAGAACATCTGAAAACGGAAGCATTTGcaaatatgcaaaatttgagACTACTACAAATCAATGGTGTACATCTCACAGGAAGCTACGAATATCTTTCCAAAGAGCTAAGATGGCTTTGCTGGCGTTTCTGCCCTCTGGAATTTCTTCCTCAAAGTTTTCATCTGGACAACCTTGTTGTTCTTGACATGCAGCGTAGCAATCTCAAACAGATCTGGAAAGAGAACAGG AAACTCAACAATTTAAAAGTTCTTAATCTCAGCTATTCCAGAGCTCTCATAAAATCGCCAAACTTCTTACAAGTCCCACATCTGGAGATACTATTACTTGACAATTGCATAAACTTGGTTGAACTACATGAGTCTATTAAACATCTGAAAGGGCTGGTCAGGCTGAGTTTAGTAGACTGCAAGAAAGTTAGAAATCTTCCAGAAAGCATTTCTAACTTAAAATCTCTTGAAACTCTTAACTTGTCTGGCTGCTTAAAACTTGACAAGTTGCCAGAGAAATTGGGGAATTTGATGACTTTAAAAAGGTTACTTGCAGACAGAACTGCTATCAAGCAATTACCATCCTCCTTTAGTCTTTTGAAGAATCTCAATGCCATATCATTATTTGGACATGAAGGAACTTCTTTAGAATCTTGGTTGTCTTGCTTCTCATCGTGGATTTCATCACCAAAATGCTTGAACCCCGTGAATTTGGTACGAGCTTCAGTTGTTGGATTTTGTTCTTTGGGAAAACTAGTTCTTAATAACTGCAACTTGTCTGAAGCTGAGAATGCCATTGATCTCGGAGGTTTATCTTCACTCCAAGAATTGGatctatcaaaaaacaaattttgtaGGCTACCTCAAGGCGTCGGTCGCCTCTCTAAATTAGGAATGTTGCGTTTGAAATATTGTGCGTCCCTTCACGCAATTTCAGAACTCCCTGCAAATTTACGGATCTTGATTGCAAATGGTTGCTCATCAATGGAAAGGCTCTCACTTTCACCGAGTTCACAATTAATTGGTCTTTCCCTCAATCACTGCAACAAACTGCTTGAGATCCAGGGCTTGAATTTGGAATCAATTTCATTCGTTGAAATGATTGGGTGCGACAATCTACTACCCAATTTTAGGACTAATCTTCTCCAGGTTCTCTCTCCGTCAACCCAGAGTGTTGCTCAAAGACTATTTTGCGTCCCTGGCACTAAGGTTCCAAATTGGTTTAGCCATCAAAGAATTGGATCTTCGATTTCCTTTCGTGTACCTTCACTTTCAGAAGGTGAGATTCACATGCTACTTATCTGCACTGCTTGTACATTTCATATTCCTAAAAAAGCGACTAGGCCAAATCTGGACGTGACAATCCATAATAAAACCAGAGGCTTCGGGCATGTTCTTGTGCCAATATCGTTTGACCATTATGCAGACATTTCGCGTAACTTATTCTTATTCCAAGCCCCTGTGATAAGAAATAAGTTAAAGACGATAGATTTtccagaaaaagaaagagaaatagaaaTGTTTAGTGGAGAGGAAATCGAGGTGTCTTTCAGGAGCTTGAGCGACATTGAGGTGAGCAAGTGTGGCGTTCATCTTCTCCTCAAGAAGCCAAATGTAATAGATAATTATGGAAGTATGGCTCAATATCTCAGCAATGATACTGCTAAAGATGATGAAATGCCTGCTGCAGCAGATGATAATGAGGTATCTTTCCCTTCTGAAGCCGAGGACTAA